A single region of the Ziziphus jujuba cultivar Dongzao chromosome 10, ASM3175591v1 genome encodes:
- the LOC107411832 gene encoding glycine-rich domain-containing protein 1 isoform X2: protein MYDMSFNSRGSEISSSSMSTTRSLSEISETETIRLGLDLVSAARRNVRFLRAVDDSQWLHQKPVVIEAIRRYDELWMPLLSDLSVGSTPPMILPPLDVEWVWFCHTLNPVSYRKYCEAKFSKLIGKPTIFDEENEEYALMRCREIWVRRYPNDPFENEDDSGSTNPVSVNQELLLEVTKHRFLYSKFSEPYRSEIVYLIAARQRYKGFLYMLKRSTDVCSPLVPASDILLMWLTHQSYPTIYAEDSKEVEGDLEKVVPIRGTATKKEVEETKNLWERTFDQPYEKAGGGIVLESEVTSVKPPVYWDVSDTDFNSKYKSTHPRFLLEVCVFVRLRAKMKAMQEQVKRDNLRLRVVRCHRELKLDKTVSSFSYTSWQKAWHLYCEFGTKGIIFELRRHGGGYCFKGSSLQDTVTFHWNDLLRAPSLTLEREVDQQVKIITSITPPAQAPYLLKCVPDRVTDDSGAMISDVILKMNQYRPQEGRWLSRTVLDHAGRECFVVRIRVGEGFWRRGGEIPSIVKWEDRIIEIREGSWSYVAGSIGRAPVQREW from the exons ATGTACGACATGTCGTTCAATTCTAGAGGCTCGGAAATTTCCAGCAGCAGCATGTCGACGACGAGAAGCCTCAGCGAGATTTCCGAAACCGAGACTATACGACTGGGACTGGATCTCGTATCGGCAGCAAGACGAAATGTTAGGTTCTTGAGAGCTGTGGACGACTCTCAGTGGCTTCACCAAAAGCCTGTTGTTATTGAAGCCATTAGGAG ATACGATGAGCTCTGGATGCCGTTGCTTTCTGATCTCTCTGTGGGGTCAACGCCTCCTATGATTCTTCCTCCTCTTGACGTTGAATGGGTTTGGTTCTGTCACACATTAAATCCG GTTTCTTACAGGAAATACTGTGAGGCAAAGTTCTCAAAGCTCATAGGAAAACCAACCATTTTTGATGAAGAGAATGAAGAGTACGCATTGATGAGATGCAGAGAAATCTGGGTAAGAAGGTACCCAAATGACCCATTTGAGAATGAAGATGATTCAGGTTCCACAAACCCAGTTTCAGTCAATCAAGAGCTCTTGCTAGAAGTTACCAAACACAGATTTCTGTACTCCAAGTTCTCGGAACCTTACAGGTCTGAAATTGTGTATCTAATAGCAGCGAGGCAAAGGTATAAGGGATTCTTGTATATGTTGAAGAGGTCCACTGATGTGTGCTCTCCTTTGGTGCCTGCCTCAGATATTCTGCTAATGTGGTTAACCCATCAG AGTTACCCAACAATATATGCTGAAGATTCGAAGGAGGTAGAGGGTGATTTGGAGAAGGTTGTGCCTATTCGGGGTACTGCTACAAAAAAGGAGGTGGAAGAGACCAAGAACCTTTGGGAGAGAACATTTGATCAACCGTATGAGAAAGCCGGTGGAGGGATCGTCTTGGAATCGGAAGTTACCTCAGTCAAGCCGCCGGTTTACTGGGATGTTTCTGATACAGATTTCAACAGCAAATACAAATCCACTCATCCTAGGTTCTTACTTGAG GTATGTGTGTTTGTGAGACTCAGGGCTAAAATGAAGGCTATGCAAGAGCAAGTAAAACGTGATAACCTTCGTCTCCGAGTGGTAAGGTGTCACAGAGAGTTAAAACTTGATAAAACTGTCTCCAGTTTCTCCTACACATCATGGCAAAAAGCTTGGCATCTCTACTGTGAATTTGGAACCAAGGGTATTATATTTGAGCTTCGCAGGCATGGTGGTGGCTATTGCTTCAAAGGAAGTAGTCTGCAGGACACTGTTACATTTCATTGGAATGACTTACTAAGAGCACCATCTCTAACTTTGGAAAGGGAAGTTGATCAACAAGTGAAAATCATTACTTCAATTACTCCACCCGCTCAAGCACCGTACTTGTTAAAATGTGTGCCAGATCGGGTTACAGATGACTCTGGTGCCATGATATCAGATGTGATTCTGAAAATGAATCAGTATCGCCCACAAGAAGGCCGGTGGTTGTCTCGTACAGTTCTTGATCATGCAGGGAGAGAGTGTTTTGTTGTCCGAATAAG GGTGGGAGAAGGATTCTGGAGAAGAGGTggtgaaattccatcaattgTGAAATGGGAGGATAGGATAATAGAGATTCGAGAAGGTTCTTGGTCTTATGTTGCTGGTTCCATTGGCAGAGCCCCTG TACAGAGAGAGTGGTAG
- the LOC107411832 gene encoding uncharacterized protein LOC107411832 isoform X1, with translation MYDMSFNSRGSEISSSSMSTTRSLSEISETETIRLGLDLVSAARRNVRFLRAVDDSQWLHQKPVVIEAIRRYDELWMPLLSDLSVGSTPPMILPPLDVEWVWFCHTLNPVSYRKYCEAKFSKLIGKPTIFDEENEEYALMRCREIWVRRYPNDPFENEDDSGSTNPVSVNQELLLEVTKHRFLYSKFSEPYRSEIVYLIAARQRYKGFLYMLKRSTDVCSPLVPASDILLMWLTHQSYPTIYAEDSKEVEGDLEKVVPIRGTATKKEVEETKNLWERTFDQPYEKAGGGIVLESEVTSVKPPVYWDVSDTDFNSKYKSTHPRFLLEVCVFVRLRAKMKAMQEQVKRDNLRLRVVRCHRELKLDKTVSSFSYTSWQKAWHLYCEFGTKGIIFELRRHGGGYCFKGSSLQDTVTFHWNDLLRAPSLTLEREVDQQVKIITSITPPAQAPYLLKCVPDRVTDDSGAMISDVILKMNQYRPQEGRWLSRTVLDHAGRECFVVRIRVGEGFWRRGGEIPSIVKWEDRIIEIREGSWSYVAGSIGRAPERVVGTATPKEPPEQWKAAWYFSTGDELLLRWGSSISMSGLGFCLRSQATESTAKLLTGRRMQYRMRKDKSEYYNERSRNEEEVTEEDDEEEGFVTLVRFTEDDPDGRATALLNWKLLAVEFLPEEDAVFVLLLCISMLRSISDMKKEDVGGLLIRRRLKEAKIGTRDWGSVVLHPSSSSLSISSPYLQPWYWNAKAVMASDSAADHITKQPAFTYSPEEGGDKLYKRGIFTQNLVWF, from the exons ATGTACGACATGTCGTTCAATTCTAGAGGCTCGGAAATTTCCAGCAGCAGCATGTCGACGACGAGAAGCCTCAGCGAGATTTCCGAAACCGAGACTATACGACTGGGACTGGATCTCGTATCGGCAGCAAGACGAAATGTTAGGTTCTTGAGAGCTGTGGACGACTCTCAGTGGCTTCACCAAAAGCCTGTTGTTATTGAAGCCATTAGGAG ATACGATGAGCTCTGGATGCCGTTGCTTTCTGATCTCTCTGTGGGGTCAACGCCTCCTATGATTCTTCCTCCTCTTGACGTTGAATGGGTTTGGTTCTGTCACACATTAAATCCG GTTTCTTACAGGAAATACTGTGAGGCAAAGTTCTCAAAGCTCATAGGAAAACCAACCATTTTTGATGAAGAGAATGAAGAGTACGCATTGATGAGATGCAGAGAAATCTGGGTAAGAAGGTACCCAAATGACCCATTTGAGAATGAAGATGATTCAGGTTCCACAAACCCAGTTTCAGTCAATCAAGAGCTCTTGCTAGAAGTTACCAAACACAGATTTCTGTACTCCAAGTTCTCGGAACCTTACAGGTCTGAAATTGTGTATCTAATAGCAGCGAGGCAAAGGTATAAGGGATTCTTGTATATGTTGAAGAGGTCCACTGATGTGTGCTCTCCTTTGGTGCCTGCCTCAGATATTCTGCTAATGTGGTTAACCCATCAG AGTTACCCAACAATATATGCTGAAGATTCGAAGGAGGTAGAGGGTGATTTGGAGAAGGTTGTGCCTATTCGGGGTACTGCTACAAAAAAGGAGGTGGAAGAGACCAAGAACCTTTGGGAGAGAACATTTGATCAACCGTATGAGAAAGCCGGTGGAGGGATCGTCTTGGAATCGGAAGTTACCTCAGTCAAGCCGCCGGTTTACTGGGATGTTTCTGATACAGATTTCAACAGCAAATACAAATCCACTCATCCTAGGTTCTTACTTGAG GTATGTGTGTTTGTGAGACTCAGGGCTAAAATGAAGGCTATGCAAGAGCAAGTAAAACGTGATAACCTTCGTCTCCGAGTGGTAAGGTGTCACAGAGAGTTAAAACTTGATAAAACTGTCTCCAGTTTCTCCTACACATCATGGCAAAAAGCTTGGCATCTCTACTGTGAATTTGGAACCAAGGGTATTATATTTGAGCTTCGCAGGCATGGTGGTGGCTATTGCTTCAAAGGAAGTAGTCTGCAGGACACTGTTACATTTCATTGGAATGACTTACTAAGAGCACCATCTCTAACTTTGGAAAGGGAAGTTGATCAACAAGTGAAAATCATTACTTCAATTACTCCACCCGCTCAAGCACCGTACTTGTTAAAATGTGTGCCAGATCGGGTTACAGATGACTCTGGTGCCATGATATCAGATGTGATTCTGAAAATGAATCAGTATCGCCCACAAGAAGGCCGGTGGTTGTCTCGTACAGTTCTTGATCATGCAGGGAGAGAGTGTTTTGTTGTCCGAATAAG GGTGGGAGAAGGATTCTGGAGAAGAGGTggtgaaattccatcaattgTGAAATGGGAGGATAGGATAATAGAGATTCGAGAAGGTTCTTGGTCTTATGTTGCTGGTTCCATTGGCAGAGCCCCTG AGAGAGTGGTAGGTACAGCAACTCCAAAAGAACCCCCAGAACAATGGAAGGCTGCCTGGTACTTTTCAACAGGAGATGAATTGTTGCTACGGTGGGGATCATCAATATCAATGTCGGGCCTGGGTTTTTGCTTGAGAAGTCAAGCTACTGAATCAACG GCAAAGCTGTTGACAGGGCGGAGAATGCAGTATCGGATGAGGAAAGATAAGTCAGAGTATTATAATGAAAGAAGTCGAAATGAAGAAGAAGTAAcagaggaagatgatgaagagGAAGGGTTTGTGACACTAGTTCGGTTTACAGAGGATGACCCTGATGGAAGAGCAACTGCTCTTCTAAATTGGAAGCTATTAGCGGTAGAATTTCTCCCTGAAGAAGATGCAGTATTTGTTCTTCTCCTATGCATTTCAATGCTAAGAAGCATATCAGACATGAAAAAGGAAGATGTGGGAGGTTTGTTGATTAGAAGAAGATTGAAGGAAGCGAAAATCGGTACAAGGGATTGGGGTTCTGTAGTACTTCACCCTTCTTCGAGTTCCTTGTCTATTTCTTCGCCTTACCTTCAACCTTGGTATTGGAATGCCAAGGCAGTAATGGCATCAGATAGTGCAGCAGATCATATCACAAAGCAACCTGCGTTTACTTACTCACCAGAGGAAGGTGGTGATAAGTTGTACAAAAGAGGGATATTTACACAAAATCTTGTGTGGTTTTAA